The sequence below is a genomic window from Acanthochromis polyacanthus isolate Apoly-LR-REF ecotype Palm Island chromosome 14, KAUST_Apoly_ChrSc, whole genome shotgun sequence.
agctataaaaacaaacttagcAAGTTTATGGAATTCCTACATCAATTTTTCTATCAAGAAGTTAGCACAGTATTAGTTTCAGTACGTAACAAGCTGAGCTAGCAGGCTAACACAGCACAGCTCTTTGGCTAGCAGGCTAAGCTAACGTCTGTTTAGCTTCAAAAATAGTGACACTGTTAACAAGCACTTACCTTTTTGATATTTGACTTCGACGCAGGGTGAAAATCCTTCTTACACATAAAATTAGCGAACGACTTCCCCATGGCTGAAACCCGTAACGTTAGCTGAGTGGAAACCTTACTGTTAGCTAACGGAGTTTAGCTTCCTACGCAAGTAAACAAAATCGACGACGACAAGAAGATAGTTTCACATTGGAGTGAATCGTGTTGGTTAAACTGTTTTGTGCTCAGAAAACTTTGATACAGAACCAGTGAAGATTAAAATTCAGCTACATTACTTAGACAATAGAAACCAAAAACTATATtgttaactttattttttgcatgtaAGTAACATAGTTAATCTGCTTCAGGTGCGGTCATACTCTAAAGTATGAGGGAAATGACAGACTAAAcaattcagtattttttaattaaaatgtttataaTCATAAAGCTTTCGTTAATGTTAAACTAAAATTATGCAAACGCTCTATAACTACCACTGCAATAATATATGaatgaaaaatacaatttacGCTCCGAACTACGAATATGAGACTTTCTTCACGTTGGTCACGTGACTATACTAGTTCCTATTCCGTGTCAGTAAACGTGAACTATAACCGATAgactgaaacagaaacacacaagaaTAGAAACTGACAGCTCTGGGTGAGACTATTAAGGTACGCTTCATGACTACACACTATATGACATTAAACTTCACACAGTTAAGGCTTATAGTGAAGTGTACTGAAGGTGTTAGTGCCTGTTTTTGCCAAGATAACCACGTTATTTAAATCTGAACATTGAATATAGTTGTTTTAGTAATGCATGTGGTCAATCTATTATCCTTTCTGGCAGTGTGTGATTAAAATGCAGCCATCTTCATGTGACACCTTCGTGGCTCTGCCACCCTCCACTGAGGGACAACGCATCATCTTTGGGAAGAACTCTGACAGGCCTTGTGATGAAGTCCAGGAGGTTGTGTATTTTCCTGCCAGAGACTATGCTGCAGAGGAGAAGGTTGAGGTAGGTGACACACACAGTTTAGCCTGTCATTGGCCTCCAATCTTCAATTTTCCACAGTGTGAATGCTCCTGTGCTGAGTGTGCCAATTGATAATCATTGACAGTTTTTGTTCTTGTgtcttgttattgttttttgtgtgtggtaAGTGCACATACATAGAGATAGAGCAGGTTGgccacacacatgcagtggTGTTGAGCAGACCGGCCTGGCTGTGGGGGGCAGAGATGGGCGCAAATGAGCATCAAGTGTGCATTGGAAATGAAGCAGTGTGGGGCAGAGAGAGCGCTGATGATGAGGAGGCTCTTCTCGGCATGGATCTCGTCAGGTAAACCCCATGTCAAATAAATTATCTGTGTTTCCAAGCACCATTTATTTACTCATCCTGAGGTTTAAAGAGAATGTTAATAACATGGCACCAGACAGAACcttgtaaatgtttgttttttctggtgttttttgtctactCAGAGTAAATTTGTGGAGAAGACTCATAGacagataaaattaaataagGTTCAATTAATCCCACAGTGTGGAAATTTGCAGTATTACAGGAGATTCTTCCATTAGTAGGAAATACTGATACCTCACATATTCTTGCATATGTAaagcaataacaacaaaaaaagatattgtacagaaaattttacaaaatgttcCTAATGCAACATGAATTGGGATTTCTATCATTTTACAGGCTTGGGCTTGAGAGAGCTGATACAGCTGAGAAAGCTGTGGATGTCATCACTGAGCTGCTGGAGAAATACGGGCAGGGAGGATCATGTATGGAGGATGAAAGTGGCTTCACCTACCACAACAGCTTCCTCATCTCAGACCGGAAGGAGGCCTGGCTGCTGGAAACATCAGGAAAGCACTGGGCAGCTGAAAAAGTGCAAGGTAATCAGAAAAGAATACTAGAGGGTTGCAACAAATGTGAATGGCCTGAGTTCAAAAGACAGTGTTACctgcaaaataaaatccacaaatagcCATAAGGAAAGTAGGCTTCTTAAACAGGTAGGCTGATTTACATGGTCAGTACTAGggagaaaataaaagctgctcaATGTGTGCACAGATATGGGCAATTAAATGCATAAAGAATACTAAAAGACCTGAACTGCCAGCTGCTCTGCTTAGCTACAAGTGTTACAAGTCTCAAGAGGTTTGTGTTGACTCAGGGTATGTAGACTTCAACACAAAGGAAGCACTGACATGTCattatataaaaaacaaaacatgagtgAGATATTCAAACTAATGGTAAATCAAGATAAATTGCATTACCTTATATTGGTTTAGCAAAGATGTATTAATATCTGTATGTATGTCGCCCAGTAACTGACAAGAAATTGTATGTCAAAATGCTAAACATACAGGCCAGACTGTAAGTATTTGAACAGCTAcgcattttctgtctttcaggcTCTGTCCTTATAGACCTGACATCTGAAATACTATTGTTGATGTTACACTGAAGTGACAAATTTCAGCTTAAGTAGCTACACATCATcatgaaaagaaatgtgtgGGAGACAAGGCCATTGCAAATAGGAACATAACTTGTAAAATACTGACTTACACATTTTACCCACCAGAGAGCGCTGTCACCTTTATTTTTCAACTGAAAAATGGCCCATTTAGAGCATATTGTGTGCCatctttttcaatattttaaacatttaaggcTTGTTAGAACTCTGTATTGAGGTCAGTAATTGTACTGGCCTCAAGAACACAGTGTCTACCTCAGAGTAGCTCTCAGTCCACATCTTTCTCATGTTCATTGGGTCTTTAAGTGCAATcttccttttgtctttttttactgCAGTCACAAACTAAagtaaaacagatttcaaaAACCTGAAGTTGTAGATAAACAGATGAAGAACCACATGTACACCTATGATTACCGAGTTTCCCAATAACACACTGCACTGGTTGGGCTCATGTTGAATAACGGCATTCGCTGAGTTGTACcgatatgttttcattttaacagcTCATCATCACATGTTCCATTTTCCAGGTGGATATCGCAACATCTCCAACCAGTACGGCATAACAACTAAGATAGACAAGGAACATCCAAAAATGAGGGAATATGCTCAAAGCAAGGGCTGGTGGGATGGAAAGACAGAGTTTAACTTCGCCACAGTCTACTCCTTTATGACTACAGCCAGAATAGAAGCCTCTGGGAGCCGATACTGTGAGGGGAAGCAGCTGCTGGAGAAGAGCAACGGTGAGTTAATACAGAAgccactgtaaaataaaatgaggagATAAAGGTTTATATGACTGTTGGTGCATGTGTTGATTTCATTTACTGAAGGTCACATTACTGCGGAGACGATGATGGGTATCCTGAGGGATAAAGACAGTGGCATCAACATGGAGGGCATGTTCATGTCAACAGGCAGCATGGTGTCTGTGATACCCACAAACCCTGAGCTGCCGGGGGTTCACTATTTTACTGCAACTCCAGACCCTGAAAAGTACAACATTTGATGTCACTTAAGCACATATTGAACTCTAAATTAATTTTGACTGCAGTTACTGAGTATTAACTAAGTTCTTCTTTTGTACAACAGGTCTGTTTTCAAACCGTTCATCTTTGTGGAAAACGCGCGCCCATTAAAGGAGACGTCTTCGCCCAGTTATGGTCCAGATGACCCTGTGAAGAAGAAACCCCGCTTCCAGAGCAAACCCAACCGCAGACATGAGTTGTTTGTCAAACATGAACTTGTGGCTGCCATCATTGAATCCTACAAGGTTTGGAAATTTAATTCAAGCCTGAAATTTACCTGAATTTGTCAtttatatgacaaaaatatctttCCTCATGTTTGTTCCTGCAGGACAGAGGACAGAGGATCACCAAAAGCATGAGGGACCTAGAGAAAACAAAGATGATAGAAATGGAGGAGATTCTTTCAAGTGGTATTGACAAGCCTGATAATCTGGCAGACCTGTTCTCAAGGTCTGTTCATGAGGAAATGACTGTTTACAGCAAAAGTTAAGAGGCTTTTTAATCAGGTGGAAGCAGGctggagtgggactcattttcagccctggactttcatgcctcagaccagcccactttagatcaccacctattactattaaagtcatgtaattctagccttgtcttgttattcagtgtgtttttctaaaatatttccaattcagtgcaaataagagttgcttcacaatgaggatttattctgacatgagtgcacatctccaacattattctttacaacaatatcagaatctatattctgttcaaatgagtgttcaaggatatccaaacgttaaaaatgaaataaaagaagaaataaaaatattaaattcaaaaaataaaataaaaggtgttgcactttctaataacacgatcatctcttttttttctctgcaaggaaacagttccatcacaacttaaatttcacaaatatgagaacatcagttaaagggctaatctCCAATGGAAGactgtgctgtgtgataaaactgcacctttcagagtggccttttattgtgggcagtctaaggcacacctgtgcactaatcatggtttctaatcagcatcttgatatgacacacctgtgaggtgggatggattatctcagcaaaggagaagtgctcactatcacagatttagacagatttgtgaacaatatttgagagaaatggtgatattgtgtatgtggaaaaagttttagatctttgagttcatctcataaaaaaaatgggagcaaaaacaaaagtgttgcatttatatttttgttgagtgtcgATGCACACTCagtcataaaatatcaaatttttcggcagtcctgatgtgcatgcaaagTTTCACGCGTTTTGGGGTATGTTAAGGTCgccaaaaatgcatttcaaaatgtcgaaaaagaaagaaaaataaaaaaaaccatagggtcctaggcaccgcctgtcctcgccACTGTTGGTGCTTGGACCCTAAAAAGCTGCCAGTGGAGGTGGACCAGGAAGAGCGGCAGCAGCATAATAATCAACCCAGTGCCATGACTTAACACCGGCCCTCGTGGtcccaaacatcagaccggcccaccGGGAATTGTCCCGGTCCTCCCGATTAGCCACCCCGGGCCTGGGTGGAAGGACAAATTTGAATTATAAACCATAAATCTGTACACAACTAAATACTAACTAAAATCTATGAAACTAATGAATCCTGTGGTGGAAAATATGGACTAAAATGTTGCCTAGGGTTAGAACCATTCATCTGAAATGGTTTCTGTGCAAATTCATTATGCaatataaatttatttaaaataacaattatCTAGCTTTTGAGAGAAATACGACACAAATTGTATTAGTAACTTTATTAAAAAGACATGTTTACAGCTACtttctcaacatttttgagttcaCAAATAACACTTCTCACttaaacaaaaaagcaacaagcatTTCATTAATCTCTAATTACATCATTGTGCGAGGGAAAGAAGAAtggcagcagctccagcttttAAGAATTTGGGATTATATGAAATAGGATCTTTTTTTCAAGTCAAGACAAACATTTTCAAGTACAAACACCTGATTTCTTCCAGTATTCAGTCCTTGGGTCATGCTACCGTGATGTTTGGGTTGTATTTTTACTTAGatgttttaaatgtcttaacTGACAGTTGTCTTTTGctctaaataaataattaacatGGAAACATGGACAAAACCTTTTGTCCACAACTGGTCAGCCATTTCTAAAATGTTGTACTGGGATAACGTAGTCCTGGTAACAGTGTAAACACTGTGGTACATCAATGGCAAGTCATATTAAACTGCAGGTTACCAAAGCAACACTACTTGTGCTTAATGCTACATTAGCTGCTTAAATTAACTAAACAAACTATGTAAACTGGATTAAAAATCATCCCCATCTTCCCTTTATTTCTTTGGTAGAACAGTGATAATGTACAAAGAGGTGTCCCATTGTAGGAAATAACACACTCAGCAGGAGTGggaattttctttttgtcaacAAATTTGTTTGACGAGAACACCTCTTTGTGCTTCATCACTCACAATGGCATGAAAAAGGCAACCAAGTCAAATCACATAAATTACCTGcataaacaaacaagaaaaagtcACATTCTAAATCTTGCTTCAGCCTTTGAGATTAGTAATGCCCTGTTACTTAATCCAGTGTTACATATTAATACTGTGTCTTTAACTTATTAAAGACACAGTGGCACATTGAATTATTGAGTCTCTCTGTTGTACACATTTATTACAATCTGAAGACTGACTTCCTGATTTTGCTGCAATGTACCGCACTTAACAGTAGGTGTGGCTGCAGTATTTCCACACAGTGAAGGGTTGTAACTGTGGCTAAATTCACGGCTACAACTTCACATCTCAGACGTGAACAAGCTCAGCGACatgttaaatataaaacatgaactggataaaaaagaaaagactgaaattcCCTTTAAGAACAACTCCACACAGTGCATAGTGACTACTGACCTGTTTGGTTTGACAGAGTGCTGCATTTCTGAACACATGCATCATCAATCAGGTGTGGCCTATTCCCACACCCAACTGTAATGTTACATTGCACAATGGTGCATTgcaaaatactgtacagtacaGGGCTGGACAAGAAATAATTCCCTGTTTGAAATGAAATGCCATTTGCTTTACGGATAAATAAGTGTCAAGTCCCTTGTGTCTTACATTATGAAGCGATAATAAAGGGGATTATCTTGGAAGCTGTGTTCGTCCTTGATGTGCTGGAGCACCCCACCCTGTTGTAAGCGCGTCCCGTAGAGCACTGCCTCACCACGGTCCTGAGCCAAGCCCACCTGCTGAAGCCACTCCACCAGTTCACAGCCAAGAAAACAGTCCACCACAGTCTGCTTTCCACACCTGAAAGTCAAGAGAAGCATTCACCCAAATGACTGTTGTTCTCTTTAAAGAGAAACCACAAgaagcagagaaacagacagaggcCACACACACCAAAACCACAGAGCaagaaataatattcaaaataatgtttatcAGGCATTGGGGTTTGTGGATGACTGCCAGGGAACCTGGAAATGTTTATTCATCACCCTCTGACCAGAGCAGCAGTAACACTACATGCTCTCACCTTCTTGTTTTTACAATGTCATGAAAACACTGCTGTTTGTGGTATCTGGTGAACTGGGTGCAGGTCATTCTGATGTCTTCAGGTAAATCTGTCTGCGGCGGCTCTTCTTGCTTCTTTCCATACCACAGACTGATTAACCTAAACACcatttgaagaaaaagaaaacatgggcACTTTATGTGTGCACATACtgtataaacatacagtatttatAGTATACTGAGGCACAATCTgttatgtacattttttttacctctttttAAATGGCAGTAAAATCAAATGCTTATCCAGACCAAAAAGAGCAAAGGAGAGAAGTCCCTGTTGACAGAAAATATGACTATCATGGCTTTGGTGTTGCGTTAAAGTAAAGGATCATGAT
It includes:
- the scrn3 gene encoding secernin-3, translating into MQPSSCDTFVALPPSTEGQRIIFGKNSDRPCDEVQEVVYFPARDYAAEEKVECTYIEIEQVGHTHAVVLSRPAWLWGAEMGANEHQVCIGNEAVWGRESADDEEALLGMDLVRLGLERADTAEKAVDVITELLEKYGQGGSCMEDESGFTYHNSFLISDRKEAWLLETSGKHWAAEKVQGGYRNISNQYGITTKIDKEHPKMREYAQSKGWWDGKTEFNFATVYSFMTTARIEASGSRYCEGKQLLEKSNGHITAETMMGILRDKDSGINMEGMFMSTGSMVSVIPTNPELPGVHYFTATPDPEKSVFKPFIFVENARPLKETSSPSYGPDDPVKKKPRFQSKPNRRHELFVKHELVAAIIESYKDRGQRITKSMRDLEKTKMIEMEEILSSGIDKPDNLADLFSRSVHEEMTVYSKS